DNA from Massilia antarctica:
GTTCCATGGCCACGCGGCGGGCCGGATCGCTCAGCATGTCGAAGCCGAGCGCGCGCAGGTTCAGCCCGGTGAAGGGCTCGATGTGGGTGATGGCCGACAACACCGGCCGCTCGCCCAGGGGATGGACAGTGTAAGCCGGACTCTCGCGACGCCGTTGGGCGGTATGGGCGTCGAGCTGTGCGGGCGCGAGCAGTTCGACCAGGGCGATTCCCTGGATGCCGGGATAGGTTTCGTCGAGCTTGAGCGATGCGATATAGGCGCGGAAATCCTTGCTGTCGACCTGCATCGAGCCGAGCAGGAAGGCCTGGGTGCCGCGCTGCACCTGCTCGTAGGTCGCCATGCGCTGCTCGAGGCGCCGCTCCATCTCGCGCGTCTCGAAGGCGAATTCGGCCTCCTGGCTGGCCAGCAGTTCGGCGCGCGCGAAGTGCCAGGCGAAGCCGGTTGCGATCATGGCAAGCAGGAAAATCGATAGCGCCAGAATGAAGGCGGCGTATTTACTGCGCGGGCGGGCGGCACGCGGTCCGCCACTGCGCTTGTCGTCAGGCTGGGCAACGCTGTTCGGCATAGGCATCTTCGAAGAGGTCAGCCTCTATTATTCACCAAACGCGGCATTCTCTACGGCAAAGTGTTGCAGTACACCTACGTGGCGCCGACTCGGTTCGCCCCGCTTGCAGTGGCGCAACAATTATGCTGGGCGGGTGCCCACCAGAATCGGCTGGTAGAAGGCGCCGTCGATCCGGCGCACCTGGACAAATCCGGCTTCACGCATCAAGGCGCACATTTGGTCAGTGGAAATGGCGTAGTAGCGCGAGCGCAGCGCGTGCGTGTGGACCGCCTGGGTGGCCAGGTTTTCTTCGATGAAGTAAAAGGTCAGGTCGTAGTGCTCGCCCTCGAAATCCCAGACCTGGAACAGCACGTAGCGCTTGCCGTCCTCGGTACGGGCGCCGTAGGGCTTGACCAGGTTGACGCCGCGCTCTTCGCGTTCGTAGTCGCGCATCGACATCAGGAAGCCGCCGCCCGGCGACAGGCAGGCGAACATCTGGCGCAGCGCGGTGAGCAGGTCGGCGTCGGTGAGCAGGTGGGGCAGCGAGTTGTCGCAGGAAAGGACGATGTCGAAGCCGGAACCGTGATGCTCGTGTGCGCGGCGCATGTCGCAGACCGAGAAGTCGACCTTGGCGCCGGCCAGCTCGGCCTCGCGCCGGGCACGTTCGATTTCTTTTTCCGACAGGTCGGAAGCGGCCACGGAAAAGCCGCGCCGGGCCAGGCCGATAGCCTGGGTGCCGATGCCGCAGGAGACGTCCAGCAGTCGGCGCTTGCCGGGCCATTCGGCGTCGATCAGTCTGGTGAGCTGCTCGCCTTGCAGCGCGACGCTGGCGTGCCAGTCCTGGTGGATCAGATGGTAGAACGGGGTCAGGCGGTCATAAAAATCGGACATGGGTTCCTCGTCAATTGCATGGCGCATGCTTGCGATAGACGGGAATGATAGCATTCAGGCAAACTTGCGCGGTACACATGTGTATTGCCATTCATGGGTTGCGTCGACATGCCGTGTCCCGTTCCTTATTGCGGCAATCGCTCACTCCGCCGTGCGCTGCAAGGATGCTTCTCCCTTCAGCGCAAACGGCATCGCCCTGGCCCAGCGGTTGGCCGACAGCGAAAATGTCAGCGCGCGCACCTGGTGGTACCACCCGGCCGGCACATACAGCATGTCGCCCGGATTGACGATGCACTCGATCATGGCGGCCTGGCGCGCCAGCGGGAATTTATCGAAATCGGGCGCCTCGGGGTCGAATGGAGAGCCGAACAGGATGGCGTTGGCCGGATTCGCGTACAGGAATTCGTCATGGTGCGGCGGCGACAGGAAAATCCGCTTGGTACCCCAGATTTGCGCGAAAATATTATCGTCATAATCGCAATGCAGCGGCGTTACCGTCCCCGCCGGCCCGAGCCAGAAGCGCGGCGGGCCCATTTTGCTGAAATACGCGGGCCAGAAGCACATGCTGTTCAATTCACGCAGTTCCAGATTGCCCAGGTAAGGCGGCAAGCCCTCCGCCCCGGCATCGACCACGTCCAGATACTCCAGCATCGACATATCCTGCATGGCGCGGTCGGGCGCGAACGCCGTGTTGATGTAGTCGCCCACCCGCGCCCGCACCGGCACATGGCTGAAGCGCTCGCGCAAGGTGTGCGGCGTGAGGCCGGACAGCGGCCAGCGCTTGGCCACGCCCGTGATCAGGAACGGCAAGCCTTGCGCCGCACGCGCCCGAAAGGCCGCGGCGTCGGGAATGCCGATGCGTGGAATCTCGGAAATCGCCGGGAGACCGCGTCCCACGCGCCGGATCGCCTCGCGCATGGCGTGAATCGAGGTCACGCCCCGCACCTGCGCATCGCGTTCCTCGCGCGCCTGCTTTTTGGCGGCCGCATCCCCGGCCCATGCCGACTCCGTCGCCAGCAATGTCGGCGGCAACCGTGGCGCCAGGCGCGCCTGCGGTGGTTCCTGCGGTGGGTCCTGTCCATGGACCACCGGTTTCTTCTCACTTGACATAAACCTCTACCATCTTCCCGTTACTCCGTTGACCCGGCGACGAACCGATACCCTCGTCCGCGCCTCGGGGCGACAGCATAACGTATGCGATGGCGCCGTTCCACTTTCCGTCACGTGGACGGCTTGGCTCAGGTCATGGCGGGCAGCTTCGCGAGCAGCTTGTCGAGCGTGAGCGGATACTCGCGCACCCGCACGCCGGTGGCGTTATACACCGCGTTCGCGATCGCCGCCGCCACCCCGCAAATTCCCAGCTCGCCCACGCCCTTCGCTTTCATCGGCGAAGAAACCGGGTCGGTCTCGTCGAGGAACACCACTTCCTGATGCGGCACGTCGGCATGCACCGGCACTTCATACCCCGCCAAATCGTGATTGACAAAAAACCCGGTGCGCGTGTCGACCACCAGTTCTTCCATCAGCGCCGCGCCCAGCCCCATCGTCATCGCGCCAATCACCTGGCTGCGCGCCGACTTCGGATTGAGGATGCGCCCGGCCGCGCACACGGCCAGCATGCGCCGCACGCGCGTTTCGCCGGTGGCGCTGTCGACCGCCACCTCCACAAAGTGCGCGCCGAAGGTCGATTGCTGGAATTTCTTATCAAGGTCGCCGTACTCCATGCTGTCCTCGGCCACCAGTTCGCCATCCTGCGCGGCCTGCGCCAGCGGCACGCTCTTGCCGCCGGCGCGCACCGCGCCATCCGAAAATTCCGCCTCGGCCGGATTCATGCCCAGCTTCTGCGCCACCACCTCGCGCATTTTCACGCAGGCCGCATACACCCCGGCGGTGGAACTGTTGGCGCCCCACTGCCCGCCCGAGCCGGCCGATACCGGAAAGCTGGAGTCGCCCAGGCGCACCACGACCTGCCCGATCCCCACGCCCATCATCTCCGCCGCGGTCTGGGCGATGACGGTGTAGCTGCCGGTACCGATATCGGTCATGTCGGTTTCCACCGTGACGATGCCCCTCGTGTCGAGGCGGATGCGGGCGCCCGACTTCGTCACCATATTATTGCGGAAGGCGCTGGCGACGCCCATGCCGATCAGCCAGCGCCCTTCGCGCGTCTTGCCCGGTTCGGCATTGCGCGCCTTCCAGCCGAAGCGCTCGGCGCCGGTGCGCAGGCATTCGATCAGGCTGCGCTGCGAGAACGGCCGGCCCGGCTTTTCCGGATCGACCTTGGTGTCGTTCAGGATGCGGAAGGTGACCGGGTCGATCCCGAGCTTTTCGGCCATTTCGTCCATGGCGATTTCCAGCGCCATCATGCCCGGCGCTTCGCCCGGCGCGCGCATCGCATTACCCTCGGGCAGGTCGAGCACGGCCAGCCGCGTTTTGGTCATGCGGTGCGCGCCGGCGTACAGCAGGCGCGTTTGCTGGACCGCTTCTTCCGGCTTGCCGCCCGGGAGGTCACCCGACCAGGTTTCGTGCCCGATCGCGCTGATCTTGCCGTCGCGCGTGGCGCCGATGCGGATGCGCTGGATCGTGGCAGGACGGTGGGTGGTGTTGTTGATGACCAGCGGGCGGCTGAGCGCCACCTTGACCGGCCGCTTCGCCGCGCGCGCCCCCAGGGCAGCCAGCAGCGCTTCCGAGCGCAGGAACAACTTGCCGCCGAAGCCGCCCCCGATGTAGGGCGAAATCAGGCGCACGTTTTCCTTCGGGATGCCGAGCGTTTTTGCCATGTCGCCACGGGTCCAGGCGATCATCTGGTTCGCGGTCCACACGGTCAGCTTGTCGCCTTCCCACGCGGCGATCGAGGCGTGCGGCTCCATCATGGCGTGCGACTGGTCCGGCGTGCGGTAGGTGGCATCGAGCCTGACCGGCGCGCCGGCGAAGGCGCCATCGAAGTCGCCCACCCTGGTGTCCGGCTTGGACGACTTGGGCACGGCCGCCGAGTCCCTGGCTTGATCGAGGTCGTAGGCGCCCTTCTCTTGCGCGTACTCCACCTTGACCAGACCGGCGGCGGCGCGCGCCTGCTCGAACGTCTCCGCCACGACCAGGGCGATGGCTTGATGGTAGTGCTGGATCTCCGGCCCGCCGAGCAGCCTGGCGGTATTCATCTTTCCCTTGCCGAGCGTGCCCGCGTTGTCGGCGCTGATCACGGCGATTACGCCGGGCGCGCGCCGGGCGTCATTCAGGTTGATCGAGGTGATGCGGCCCTTGGCGATGCCAGCACCGACCACGTACCCATAGGCGGCGTTGGGCGCGGCCTCGTGCTGCTCGTAGGCGTACGGCGCGCTGCCGGTGGTCTTGGCCGGGCCGTCGATGCGGTCGAGCGGGCGGCCGACGACCTTGAGCCGGTCGATGGGATTGGTGGTGGCGGGTGTGGTGAACTTCATGGGTCAGCCTTTCCTGGCATCGGCCAGTACCGCGTGCAGCGTGCGCTGGACCAGCATGATCTTGAACGCGTTGTCGTGCGTCGTCTTTGCGCCTGCCAGCAACTGGTCGACCACGGCGTTCGCGCCGCCCGCCATCTTCTGCTCGGCCGCTTCGATGCGCCATGGCTTGTGGGCCACGCCGCCGAGCGCCACCCGGCCGCCGCCCGGCAGGATCACGGCCGCGACCGACACCAGCGCGAAGGCATACGAGGAACGGTCGCGCACCTTGCGGTACACCTGCGTGCCGCCCAGTGGCTTGGGCAAGGTGACGCTGGTGATCAGTTCACCCGGTTCGAGCACGGTGTCGATGTGCGGCGTGCTGCCCGGCAGGCGGTGGAAGTCGGCAATCGGAATGGTGCGCGCGGTGCCGCCGGCACGCACCGTGTCCACTTGCGCGTCGAGCAGGCGCATGGCCACGGCCATGTCGCTCGGATGCGTGGCGATGCAGGCGTCGCTGGCGCCGACAATCGCGTGCTGGCGGCTGAAACCGCCGATGGCAGAACAGCCGCTGCCCGGCTGGCGCTTGTTGCAGGGCTGGTTGGTATCGTAGAAGTACGGGCAGCGGGTGCGCTGCAGCAGATTGCCGGCGGTGGTCGCCTTGTTCCGCAACTGCATCGATGCGCCCGACAGCAAGGCGCGCGACAGCACGGCGTAATCGCGCCGCACCCGTTCATCCGAGGCCAGGTCGGTGTTGCGCACCAGGGCGCCGATGCGCAGGCCGCCATCCGCGGTCGCTTCGATCTTGTCGAGACCCAGGCCGTTGACGTCGATCAGGTGGCCCGGGGTTTCGATCTCCAGCTTCATCAGGTCGAGCAGGTTGGTGCCGCCGGCGATGAATTTGGCGCCGGGGGTGCGCATGGCGGCGGCAGCGGCGTCGGCGCTGCTGGTGGCGCGCTGGTAGGTGAAGACTTTCATGCCTTGCTCCCGGCGACGTCGGTGATGGCATCGAGGATGTTCGAGTAAGCGCCGCAGCGGCAGATATTGCCGCTCATGCGCTCGCGGATTTCGTCGGCGGTCACTTGCGGGCGCGCCATCAGGTCTGCGCTGGCGTGGCTCGGAATGCCCTGCCTGATTTCATCGAGCACCGACACGGCCGAACAGATCTGGCCCGGGGTACAGTAACCGCACTGGTAGCCGTCGTGCTTGATGAAGGCGGCCTGCATCGGATGCAGCCTGTCCTTGCTGCCCAAGCCTTCGATGGTGGTGACCTTGGCGCCTTCATGCATCACCGCCAGGGTCAGGCAGGAGTTGATGCGGCGGCCGTCGACGATGACGGTGCAGGCGCCGCACTGGCCATGGTCGCAGCCCTTCTTGGTGCCAGTCAGGTGCAGGTTCTCGCGCAGCACGTCGAGCAAGGTGGTGCGGGTGTCGACATCGAGCGTATGGCTCTTTCCATTGACCTGGAAGGCGACCCGACCGGTCACCGGCGCTACGCTCGGCGCGCTCGCGGCCATGTTGGCCGCGCCGGCCGTACCTGGCACGCTGGCCGCCGTGACCGTAATGGCGCCTGCGATCAACAGTTCCCGCCTCGATAGTTTGATGTCACTGAACTCGTCCATGTGTTGGCATCCTCTTCGCTGATGGTGTGAAGTCCCGCACGAGCCCCCTGCCCGAGGGGGGCCGCACAGGCGATCAATGGTTTGGGCAGCACATGATGGCGCGCCGGTTGAAGCAGATGGGCGTGGCGCATCGGAAAAACGTGCAATCTATCGAGATTGCCAATGAACGAAGGTCGGGTCTGTTAGAACGCGAACATTCGTGCGATAAACGCGACTGGCGAGGGAGCGGCTGGACCTGCGAAACCGTTTACAGTCGACGGCATGTCAAAGAAGGAGCGCGGGGCTGCGTCCTGTTGGCGCTGCTCGCTGGCGCGACATGGCGCGGCCAGCGCAGACCGGCGCGGGCACGCCGGTCTGCGAGCCTGTCGCAGGCTTACTTCTGCCTGGCTGCGGCGTACAGCGGCGCCACGCGCGGCTGCATGGCCGTGAGCGAGGCAATCCGGGTTTCGTTGGACGGGTGGGTCGACAGGAACTCGGCCGGGCCTGCGCCGCTCGATGCAGCCCCCATTTTTTCCCATACCGATACCGCCGCGCGCGGGTCGTACCCGGCGCGCGCGCCCAGTTCCAGGCCGATGGTGTCGGCTTCCGACTCGTGCTCGCGCGA
Protein-coding regions in this window:
- a CDS encoding FAD binding domain-containing protein, yielding MKVFTYQRATSSADAAAAAMRTPGAKFIAGGTNLLDLMKLEIETPGHLIDVNGLGLDKIEATADGGLRIGALVRNTDLASDERVRRDYAVLSRALLSGASMQLRNKATTAGNLLQRTRCPYFYDTNQPCNKRQPGSGCSAIGGFSRQHAIVGASDACIATHPSDMAVAMRLLDAQVDTVRAGGTARTIPIADFHRLPGSTPHIDTVLEPGELITSVTLPKPLGGTQVYRKVRDRSSYAFALVSVAAVILPGGGRVALGGVAHKPWRIEAAEQKMAGGANAVVDQLLAGAKTTHDNAFKIMLVQRTLHAVLADARKG
- the paoC gene encoding aldehyde oxidoreductase molybdenum-binding subunit PaoC, whose product is MKFTTPATTNPIDRLKVVGRPLDRIDGPAKTTGSAPYAYEQHEAAPNAAYGYVVGAGIAKGRITSINLNDARRAPGVIAVISADNAGTLGKGKMNTARLLGGPEIQHYHQAIALVVAETFEQARAAAGLVKVEYAQEKGAYDLDQARDSAAVPKSSKPDTRVGDFDGAFAGAPVRLDATYRTPDQSHAMMEPHASIAAWEGDKLTVWTANQMIAWTRGDMAKTLGIPKENVRLISPYIGGGFGGKLFLRSEALLAALGARAAKRPVKVALSRPLVINNTTHRPATIQRIRIGATRDGKISAIGHETWSGDLPGGKPEEAVQQTRLLYAGAHRMTKTRLAVLDLPEGNAMRAPGEAPGMMALEIAMDEMAEKLGIDPVTFRILNDTKVDPEKPGRPFSQRSLIECLRTGAERFGWKARNAEPGKTREGRWLIGMGVASAFRNNMVTKSGARIRLDTRGIVTVETDMTDIGTGSYTVIAQTAAEMMGVGIGQVVVRLGDSSFPVSAGSGGQWGANSSTAGVYAACVKMREVVAQKLGMNPAEAEFSDGAVRAGGKSVPLAQAAQDGELVAEDSMEYGDLDKKFQQSTFGAHFVEVAVDSATGETRVRRMLAVCAAGRILNPKSARSQVIGAMTMGLGAALMEELVVDTRTGFFVNHDLAGYEVPVHADVPHQEVVFLDETDPVSSPMKAKGVGELGICGVAAAIANAVYNATGVRVREYPLTLDKLLAKLPAMT
- a CDS encoding cupin-like domain-containing protein; the encoded protein is MSSEKKPVVHGQDPPQEPPQARLAPRLPPTLLATESAWAGDAAAKKQAREERDAQVRGVTSIHAMREAIRRVGRGLPAISEIPRIGIPDAAAFRARAAQGLPFLITGVAKRWPLSGLTPHTLRERFSHVPVRARVGDYINTAFAPDRAMQDMSMLEYLDVVDAGAEGLPPYLGNLELRELNSMCFWPAYFSKMGPPRFWLGPAGTVTPLHCDYDDNIFAQIWGTKRIFLSPPHHDEFLYANPANAILFGSPFDPEAPDFDKFPLARQAAMIECIVNPGDMLYVPAGWYHQVRALTFSLSANRWARAMPFALKGEASLQRTAE
- a CDS encoding class I SAM-dependent methyltransferase; translated protein: MSDFYDRLTPFYHLIHQDWHASVALQGEQLTRLIDAEWPGKRRLLDVSCGIGTQAIGLARRGFSVAASDLSEKEIERARREAELAGAKVDFSVCDMRRAHEHHGSGFDIVLSCDNSLPHLLTDADLLTALRQMFACLSPGGGFLMSMRDYEREERGVNLVKPYGARTEDGKRYVLFQVWDFEGEHYDLTFYFIEENLATQAVHTHALRSRYYAISTDQMCALMREAGFVQVRRIDGAFYQPILVGTRPA
- the paoA gene encoding aldehyde dehydrogenase iron-sulfur subunit PaoA, yielding MDEFSDIKLSRRELLIAGAITVTAASVPGTAGAANMAASAPSVAPVTGRVAFQVNGKSHTLDVDTRTTLLDVLRENLHLTGTKKGCDHGQCGACTVIVDGRRINSCLTLAVMHEGAKVTTIEGLGSKDRLHPMQAAFIKHDGYQCGYCTPGQICSAVSVLDEIRQGIPSHASADLMARPQVTADEIRERMSGNICRCGAYSNILDAITDVAGSKA